Below is a genomic region from Balaenoptera ricei isolate mBalRic1 chromosome 3, mBalRic1.hap2, whole genome shotgun sequence.
ATTAGATCTGGTGTCCGGAGGGTGAGGGGGCTGTGATGGAATCCTTGCTGCAGTCCAGAACCTAACCTGCTAGAAGGGAGGTGACTTAGTGTGACCCAATACACTGTGAGGCATGGATTATCAGAAATCTGATAGCAGTGTCCTGTGCCCCAATTAGACAGGAAGCAAAGTGCTACTGGGGAAGACGAAGCTGATAGCTGCAATCTAGTCCTTCTTCAGAATCACATGCTAATTCTATGGCCCCAGTTAAGCAGAGGCATGAGTCATTCCCAGAATCAAAGACACAAATCATCTAGAGCAGCAGGCTTGAAACCCACCATGCCCAGATAACCGGGGGCCTCTCCTTAGTCACAATCTGCAAGGTGTAGGCTGCAGAAGACATGGATATTTTTCCTGTCCATTTCTTCATAGTTTCTTCTGGCTTTCTACATCATTCCTACATATTTCTTCATAATACTTGGCATCTTTTGGACTGCCACCGTCTACATAAGCCTACATAATAAATCCAATGGAAAACCAGACTTGCGCCATTAATTTGAGAAACAAAAGCTAGCTTCCCATGATATGGGGATGCTCTCATCCTCAAGAAAAAGGTCTCTTTTCCAGCCTGTCACCAGGGGAACTGAGAGTGTAGCTTCTCAACAATAAACAAAGCAACGCGTCCTCTTTGTTGATTGCTATCATTCTCATCTGGAAACGTCTGTTTTCACAATTCTTAAATCAATGTATATCCTGATCCCAACTTCCAAATCTGCGaagtaaaaagtaaacaaacgAATTGATACAAAAAATGTCACGCGTGTTCCGACACTAAATCCAGAGCCACTTAAATACATAAGatcataaagggaaaaattacCCCAATCTATGTCCCCAAAGCAGAGAATAAGTGCAGCCAGGGACAGAGTGACAAAAAGGACTGTCCCTGAGTAACAAGGTCATTCCCTCCAGCACCATAGCCAGAGGGTTAGTCACCGTGTTTTTTATCTCTGGCCCAGAAACAGAACACACAAAGAGAGAGCTGCAGTTTCAGTATCTATTTTCCAGCAGCAGGGGCTACCTTTGCTTAGAAGCCTTTCCTGGGGAGATCCTCACACATCAACAATATGAAGCCAAAGCTTAGACCTGGAGGAGAAAGCTTTGAGACACAAAGTGTCAGGATGGAAAACCTGCTTTGGAGTGCGCCTGTGATCCTAGTCTATGCCATGCCCCGCCTCCTTGTGCTGGTGGGAACTTCAGCGTGATGGGCCAacagcagggaggggagagatgaaTATTCCAGCAGACCACTGATATGATCTGCCCACTCACAGTTGAGATGTCCCACATAAATTCTGAGAGCACAGCCCAGCTTCAGAATTTAACCACAGAAACAGTCCTGGCGCTACTGCTCAAGGAAATGGTCTCCAGCCTCACACCAGCCTTTAAAATGACccaaaaaagtcattttaaatctATTCGCCAAACAGAGGCTTCCCGAAACCAGAGGCAGAGAAACTCAACATTCAGTTATAGAAATAGAGGCCAACATGAGGTCTCCTTCTGGTCCCCAGATTGGGACTGAGGCATGTGAAGATTTACAGTCATTCATAAAAATAGGTGAATTCTTCCACCTAGAAATGGACCATCTAATAGGATATGGAGAAACACTCTGGGTGCATGGGTGGGATAATACTTAACACTTTTATTAATGGCCAAGGAAGAAATCTAATGTTTATTAGACACCTGAATATATCAGCCTGGCTCTAGGAGATTTTCGGACCTTATTTTAACTAATTCCTGTTTTAGAGCTAAAGAAGCAGCCTCAGAGAAGTCACAGTTAAATACTTAGTGTCTTCATTTCTGCCCTAGAAAATACAGTGTATGTGAGCACGGAAGAAACCCTGGGGTGAACATGAACTCAGCTATGATCCTGGTTTTGAGATGATGTTTAATCATTTGGAGCCACATGGCAGCACTCAAATCCCTGGTCCCCAGGTCATACATTTAGCGCTTGCAGGCAGTTATCACGACGATGAAATACACATCGGTGTCAATGGAAGCGCTCACCCCGGCATAGTAGTTCATAAACTCCTCGGGGGTCACCTGCAGTGGAAAAGTTAGAAACGAAAACAAAACTTTGCTTCTCACCATTTCAGTGGAGGCCCATCTCCAGGACCTGTAAATGGGAGGGAAATTTCAGTCAAGGAGGAGTTTTAGGGACACAGCTGAGGAACAGATctagaacaagagaaaaaatgaTGTTGAGGACGGAGTGAGGGGGTGGCcgaagggagagaggggaagaaagtCTTGAAAATTTCCAAACCAACCTAAATGGAAAGTGAGATACAGGTCTCGTCTTCCTTTAAGAGCAGAAGCCCATCTGTTCAGGTAAGCAAGAGTGAAACTCAGAATAAGAAACAAGTTTTCTTTAACCACAGTGAATACCGTCTTTCTGTGACACGTCAGAAACATCACCTCATGTCCTTGTGTCAAGACAAGAAATGTTTTACCTTTCAAAAAATGGAGCTCGGTCTTATGGGTAAGAAAACAGATTTCTTGTTAAACACTCCTTGGCTTCATGCTTCTTTTAAGATACATATTACTCATTCTAGGCACAGAGGAAGTTAAAAAGATACCCCCTGCTCCATGTCCCCTTGGGTTCTCTCTTCTCCCATGCCTGTTTCAACTAATACTTTTATCTGTGCTAGGattttactttcctttcctttcggaaaaaagaaaaaactgttacCAATTTATTCTTTAATAGGTGGAGGTGAAACGTACACTCTAATTCAACCATATTGGCTGACACAATTGGTTGATTGAGGGAAATAATTGTCCTCTGGTTTGATCTCTATAACCAGTGAATTTAGCCCCCAGTATAGACTTGCTTATATGAGAGAATGCAGACACAATAATGATGGCTGTTTTggaaatttattgtttttctagCTAGCCCTCAAATTTCAGTGTCGTGAGGGATTGAAAACATCACAAAAAGTGAAATCCGTAAACAATTCAAAACCCCTTTCTGGTCCATAACAGCAAACTCCTCTCCCACCAAGTCTTTGGGAACGTAGCTATCTCTTCCAAGAATCACATGAGCTGAATGACCCACTTACTTTTTTTGCTGAAATTATAAGTGAACAGAGAAAAAAGTCTCAGGATCCACAGTTCTCTCCCTGTACTGACCTCTTTCCCCTGCCTGTCCCCCCAAAATAGCAAAAAGTAGTAGGAAGAAAGGCGTTGAATGGAGCTACTAATTGAGCTGCGCTTATCAGTGTCTGGAAGTAGAACtaaataatatatgtacataGCTTTGGTAAAAATTAGAATACCATTAATGTCTCTTTTcttgcatttctttatttctgtcctcgTTTGCATTCCCAGTTATCCAACCTTAAGCTCCATCTGGAGTTCCTTTATACTGACAGTTCCTTGTGCATTTAAAATGATTCAACGTGGAAAAGTGTGAATCGCATATCacttttcagaaacattttcattatgtctATTAAATGGAATATCCCCGTAAAGTCCTTGGCACAATGGCTGGGagacagtaagtactcaataaatattccttaGATTCAATAATTATGCTAAATGAGGTTCCTGGGCATAATATATGTAGTCATTAAATCAGGCACTTCTGAATCTTTTAGAGGCAAGGATCTCAAATACAAATGTGAATAAGAGTCATTTGGGATACTTATTAAAACTGTAAGTCCTTGAGCTTCATCCGTTCCCCCGACGCCCAGCCAGAAAAATCAGATTCTGCAGTTCTTCAGGGCAACCAGCAACCTGCATTATGAATCCATTCCCCAGATGGTGAGCGTACACAGAGCTGGGGATTTATGCAAGGTCTGTGAAATTCAGGTGACATCAAATGCTGTAACTGCTAAAAACCCCAGTAACCCTTACGAGTATTTGAGAACCTAATGTGGCTTGCGAAGATAAATGTCAAAAGAAATGGGGTGGGAGCTTTAAATCAGCTGAATCACAACAACTGGCTACTTTGACTTGGGTTAGAGAAAAGGGCAGCTGAGGTTTCCCCAGCAACGAGGAGGAACCACCTGCAGAAAAGAGGTAAATACACCCTGGGATCCCATGTAGAGTTGGGCTAATTTGGGGAAATGGCAGTTGACTATTTTTCCACCACCATCTCAGAGATCAAAGGCCAGCCATATGGGAAGAAAACATACGGTTCTGCTGTTTCTGTCCCTACGCATTTGGCTGCCTGACAGAATCTAGGCTCCTTTTTTATCCACTTCTGCAATCACTTCAGGCTAAAATGGAGGGTATTTCTCTGTCCCCGGCAGGAAAATGTCAGCAGAAAGGACAGAAAGATCTCCTTCCTACCCTCTTCTCCCCTCAGTCATAGGACTCACCACGAAGTTTCACGGAAAGAAACAATTGGGGGAAATTCCCTTCAGGATGAGAAGGCTTGTTTCTTTCTACCATCTCTGCTTCCCGCTCACTTCCCACTAATCCTTCCTGTGTGGCCAAGGGGTCAGGAGTAACCCTCCCCAGGGTTCTGCTGCCTCAGCCATGCAGGGAACTCCCTTCCCCATAACCATAACCTTCAGGACACCTCAGGGCAGAACTGATCTTGGGTTAAAAATCCCATTTCTGGCTGTTGATAAAAGACAGAGGACATTTCCATCTGAGCCTAGACACAGTTATGGAGATATAATTCCTTACCCTACCAAGTGACACATTTGTAACTTGAAGACACCAGTTATTGGAGATGCGTGGTTGCTTTTGTCCTTAAGTTCACTGGAGTTTAGAAATGCGAGTTCATCTCAAAGCCCACCAAAGACTAAATCAAAGTGAATTCTGTTATCTGGCATTCCCTTTGCTGAACGCTTCCCTGAAATGGCATTTCCATGCAGCAAAGTGTGATGACAAATGATGCTCATAAGGGTGTATGAAAAAGGCATGCAGCATCCTGAAATGCTCTGTGAATCATGTTCTCCAAAATTGAATTATGGTCTCATTTTCAAGTTAAATATATGTTATTATCATCAAATTCACCGGAATTAGGCTAGCTGTGTATGGTAAATACGGCAACCATGAAATAGAACATTTAACCAAAATACCACAGTCTTCAGATGATGAGTATTTAGCTGTATGTGACTCCCCTACCAATATAtgtgcacgtacacacacacacacatttttactacttttgttctCAGCTTTCTAGATGGTCACCAAGGCAACATTTTActtctatttataaaaaatatggtATAAGTATTTTTAAGGTTTTGGGCCTGTTTCCCATTTACAATTACAGATCGGATAGAAGAAATTTCACTAGATTAAGCTCTTTCACTCACCACTCCATCTTTGTCATAGGATGAGTCAAAGTTATCCAGAAATTTCCGGAACACTTGCTCCTCCGTCCATTCTCCGTTTTGGTACTTCGGGTGCTGTTTTGCACTGTACACCTCACGAAGATCTTCAATTGTTATCACACCATCTCCAGTCTTGTCTAACTTTCTAAAAGCTTGCATAATTACCTCTTCTCTGGCTCTGGACATTGGAGGCTAGATACATAGAagaaaaacacatacacagacatacacaagCAGATGAGTTTTTCCTGTATCATCTGTCATGAAACATCTTATTCCTCTCAGTGATGGGCAATTGTTTGTGTGCTGTTAGATGATGTGCATTACGACTGCTCCAAAAGATCCCTAAGCCTGTACTCATTCTCCTGCCAGTCTTCTCCATGGTGTGCTAACAGCTTCTGAAAACCAAGCCTCACAATAGCCAACCCAAACCATTCGAAAGCCAAACCCAGTAGATACGGTGATTCATGGGACCACTTACTCTTAATGCGAGAAGAAATTCATTAAAGTCTATTGTTCCATTTCCATCTTTATCAAACCTCCGGAAAAGctcttctgcctcttccttttcCATGACCACAGCATAATCATTTAACCCTTTCACAAATTCTTTGAAATCAAGGGTTCTGTTGTTATTGTCATCCATAATTCGAAACACTCTGAAGgtaatacacacatacaaaaaaagaagaaaaaacacaaagaacaagGTGTAAGGATAAAGATTTCAAAAGAAAACCACTCTCAAGGTTTTTCTGAAGTAAAATACGAGTCTTAGATTCTTCTCTGTACCCTCCTCCCAAATTTGGTGAGCCTCTTCCCAGTCTCtcggaaaagaaaagaaacctttaaaaatattctggggcttccctggtggcgcagtggttgggaatctgcctgccaatgcaggggacacgggttcgagccctggtctgggaggatcccacatgctgcggagcaactaggcccgtgagccacaactactgagcctgcgcgtctggagcccgtggtgctccgcaacaagagaggccgcgatagtgagaggcccgcgcaccgcgacgaagagtggcccccgctcgccgcaactagagaaagccctcacacaaaaacaaagacccaacacagccaaaaataaatataaataaataaaaatttaaaaatatatattctgtatgattctaattatatgacattctgaaaaaggcaaaactataaaggtGGTAAAAAAGAtgaagggaaggggagaaagattaggtgaagcacaggggattttgagggcagtgaaactactctgtatgatactgtaatgggaGATACAGGACATGCATTTGCTAAAGCCCATAGAACCTCACAGTACAAAGAGTGCACTTTAATGTGTACATTAAAATTAGTTAGGAGGTCAGGGGATCCCAGGAAGGAATGCAGACCATGACAAGAGAATCTAACTGTTGTATAAAAGTTTGAGGCAATCTCACCGAAGGGGGATGGGGAGATGAAGATGCCGACTTAAGTAACTCTGGAAATGAGTAGAGTTTGTAagactaaagacaaaaagaactgcacaTAAGCTCTGTACTCTAGTTGATAAAGATATTTCCTGTGGAGATATGGGTTAACAATTATCATATTGCTATACGGGTACCCTAGCACTGATCAGTTAAATGAATGGCTGGTGGATGGTGGGAGCCAGGCTTCTCGCTGTTGGAATGGGGATTTATAGATAAGCTAGGGCAGTAAGCTAGAAGGATCTGATCCATGTGGTAGAGGATtgagttggagacatcagtatgaactcatgttatAAACATAGATGATTAATATATAACGTATACAcgattacatacatatatacatatacatacacccaCAGGTTAGTATAAACATATATTTCCTTGTTCTAGCTAAGAGGACCTAGAAGTAACAACCCAGTAAGAACCAGCACATCTAGAgcctagatcttggtttctaatacaaTTCTCCAGTAAAAGTATCTGACTTTCTTGGAGAAATCTCTGATTCTAGAATTGGGGCAGGAAATATGCAAGATGAGACTGGAGTATCTTATACCAGAAAGTAAGGGGGAAAAACCCTACACTGATGGGGATACATCAAAGGGACACAGAAGCCAACTGAAGAGCTCCCAAGGCCaaaactggaacaatttgagcaataagTGTtcaattataacccaaagtataaaataaatatccatgagttagTATTGGTTTaagtaaatgattgaataaataaatgtgagagGAGAGAAGTTTCTCCtgcagaagaatttcaaataaattatgcTCATTCTCTGTCCTGAAGGAGGAAAGCCGACTCCCCACACCCTAAGTAGGACTCTGCATAGAGACTTCCCTTTAAAGAGTCCAACATGGAAAGGCAGCGGGGAGAGTAACTCCACATTGGAGAAGCCAGACCGGCACTGTCTCAGCCAGGTGACCAAGGTCAACATCAGTAgtgataaatcatgttgatagtaCGCATGCATCCGTCATTTGacatgatgaaaatggcactttacttcTGTGGTccccaaagaaacaaaatcccagtctaataataagaaaaaaagggggaaagggcAGCCAACCCTTGAGCTGAGGAGAAATTTAGGGAAGGGCAAGGCCAGTAAAGGCGAGGCGGGAGAGGGCACATTCAAGCAAACGGCCAAAGATAAGATGGTGTCTGTTCACGACAAACTGGTTCACGGTGGGAGGGTTGGTAGGGGTGTGGGGTGGAGACGGCATAGATGGCAGGAGGCATTCAATTGAATGGGCCAGGAAGTGGATGAGAGGGTGGTGGTCATGAAGGGTTTGCACCGAGGACAAGGATGTggtcccaggatgaaagaggtagAAGGCAGAGTGATGCAATATTAAAGGGAAGTGGTCTGGTCTTCCAGTTGGACGGTGACAGTCTGGCTACAGCCTGGGCTTCTGACAGAACTCAGCTTGGTCTGAGATTTGGGGGACTGTGGAGAGTGACATTCCAGTGCTCAGTACCCTGCTGGAAGTGAAGCCTGCCACAGCCTCCAGATGGGAGGTTGGAGGCCCCTGGTGTGGCATCCTGCATTTCCCTAACATATAACTCTCCCACCAGGAGGATTCCCATTTTTGTGGTTCTCAGTGTCCTGAGTCTAAGTCCTCCATGAGCCCTGGGGAAGCCTTGTTCACCCGTGAATCCCTCAAGATGTCACAATGCCTGGCGCATGGCAGGCACTGGATTTAGTCTGTTGGAAAGAGATAATGCTCAGGACCTGCCCTCGGGAGGCTTACAATCTCTTTCCACTCGGGTTTCTCAGTCCTGAGGACTACTCCCACTCTCAGAGGGCCGGGAACAGAAGCTGTTCTCctatggagctgggggaatcccATGGGCAGCGAGCTGTTGATTATCTGACAGGCAATTCCGAAGCCCCTGGAAGTGATGGAGACACCACTGCTGCAAGAGGAACTCCAAAACCTGCAACTGCATCTAAATCAgtattccttcctccctcttctaatTTGGCCCCTAATTTAAGATTAGAgaactttccatttttattcacaCCAAACCTCTGACCCTAAGCTCAGTGAACACTTTTATAGCATATCCAGTTCCTTTCCTGGGCATACAGAAGGCATTTCTCAGCCTCTCCTGAACCCTGCTGGGattttggggttagtagatgcaaactcttacatttagaatggataaacaacaaggtcctagtgtataACATAGAGAACTATTTCCAATCTCCTGGGATCATTCGGCCCCTATTGTCACAGCTTTAGGGAGTGTTTCTCTCATTGCCCTGCTAGGTGTCTCTAATACCTAGACACGCTTCTACCTTCACCTCGAGTTGTCCCAGTAGCTGCACTTAAGAACCAAAAATTGTCACAGGGGACCTCAGAGATCAGTGCTTCCAAACTCtgcattttacaaacaaggagCTGAGAACCCAGGAGGAAGTGAGTGATTGCCCGAGGTCACTCAGCCAGAATTCGCCTCATCTGGCCGCACCCTGCTTTTCTCCTCCATCTTCCCACCACCCACAGCCCAGGTCCTACCTGCCAAGTCCTTTGATGCCCGCGGAGCCCCTGGTTAGGCACTGCAGGCGGAGCTTTTCGATGGGGTCAGTGGCCGTGGTGAGCTTCTTCTTGGCCTTGATCGCCATCTCTCGGTCGTGGCGTGCCGTCCCCGCCATCTGAGAGGGAATCCATTCGAGTCAGCGGGGCTCAGGTCTCCTCGCCTGCCTCTGACAGGGCAGGGTGACCACAGCCTCGCTGAGAAGGAAATTCACAGCACGCTCTCTCATCCACTTCACGAGAACCTTCTCAAACCTCCTAGACTTTCCAATTTTCAGCTACACTAACTATGTCCTGTCATATTTATTACTTGCT
It encodes:
- the CAPSL gene encoding calcyphosin-like protein isoform X2, with the protein product MAGTARHDREMAIKAKKKLTTATDPIEKLRLQCLTRGSAGIKGLGRVFRIMDDNNNRTLDFKEFVKGLNDYAVVMEKEEAEELFRRFDKDGNGTIDFNEFLLALRPPMSRAREEVIMQAFRKLDKTGDGVITIEDLREVYSAKQHPKYQNGEWTEEQVFRKFLDNFDSSYDKDGVVSKEDFLNYYAGVSASIDTDAYFILMMRESWRL
- the CAPSL gene encoding calcyphosin-like protein isoform X1 translates to MLPSKKKIKKLMAGTARHDREMAIKAKKKLTTATDPIEKLRLQCLTRGSAGIKGLGRVFRIMDDNNNRTLDFKEFVKGLNDYAVVMEKEEAEELFRRFDKDGNGTIDFNEFLLALRPPMSRAREEVIMQAFRKLDKTGDGVITIEDLREVYSAKQHPKYQNGEWTEEQVFRKFLDNFDSSYDKDGVVSKEDFLNYYAGVSASIDTDAYFILMMRESWRL